One stretch of Tepiditoga spiralis DNA includes these proteins:
- the coaE gene encoding dephospho-CoA kinase (Dephospho-CoA kinase (CoaE) performs the final step in coenzyme A biosynthesis.) translates to MIIGLTGPAGSGKSTVSNIIKENYKNVEIIDVDRVGHYVLTLSFVKQELKKVFGSDIFECYREISEKELLQKNISRKKLGQLVFSNKENLKKLNAIVHPVIFNEIKNNIKILLKKYDIIVIDAALLNEIGLSKLCNKIIYVTAPKELRIKRLVENRHLPLNTAQSIVKSQKNMLFEFFDYKIINDCDKQTLKKIVANILN, encoded by the coding sequence ATGATAATAGGACTTACTGGACCAGCTGGTTCTGGAAAGTCTACTGTTTCTAACATAATAAAAGAAAATTATAAAAATGTTGAAATAATTGATGTTGATAGGGTGGGACACTACGTACTCACCCTTTCTTTTGTTAAACAAGAGTTGAAAAAAGTTTTTGGAAGTGATATATTTGAATGTTATAGAGAAATATCTGAAAAAGAATTATTACAAAAAAATATTTCCAGAAAAAAATTGGGACAATTAGTCTTTTCTAATAAAGAAAATTTAAAAAAACTTAATGCCATAGTTCATCCCGTTATTTTTAATGAAATTAAAAATAATATAAAAATTTTATTAAAAAAATATGATATAATAGTAATTGACGCTGCTTTATTAAATGAAATAGGATTAAGTAAATTGTGTAATAAAATAATCTATGTAACTGCCCCCAAAGAATTACGAATAAAAAGACTTGTAGAAAACAGGCACTTACCTTTAAATACAGCACAAAGTATTGTTAAATCACAAAAAAATATGTTATTTGAATTTTTTGATTATAAAATTATTAATGATTGTGACAAACAAACCTTAAAAAAAATTGTTGCCAACATATTAAATTAA
- a CDS encoding ABC transporter substrate-binding protein: MKKLLVVLLALLVVSIAFSDKVVLEFWHAMGGGLGETLETLVENFNKENPDIEIKPIYVGNYGALNQKLLSTITAYNQGSKDGLPVIAQSYSNWTAKFLFSKVIQDLNGYILDDPQMKKVWDTQVYDVFKDMTMWGDKIYAIPFNKSTYVYYYNTDLFDLYGIEPPKTYEDFMDTLNTLNEDIDGDGQIDQYGIGIRTTVDDFQTFLYGMNGKVLDYAGNGQYKIVLDKDLTIKTLEMLHNIKANDLAIMQGGYLNDPFGSGQIAAYMGTIAGKKYVDKSSRGKHGWNWAYLPSVDGKPHSPIAGTDLIMFNWGTKAQSDAAWRFMKYWLDPINQAYWAINSGYVPVRKDVVETEQWKKYVANDEKPVIALNTLKTAVADPKPAAWYDIRKEFGSIFTNYLNDQFGAEEAYNRMITSLKTMLDETNELAK, encoded by the coding sequence GTGAAAAAGTTATTGGTAGTTTTATTAGCATTATTGGTAGTATCTATTGCCTTTTCCGATAAAGTAGTTTTGGAATTCTGGCATGCTATGGGTGGAGGACTTGGTGAAACTTTAGAAACTTTAGTTGAAAATTTCAACAAGGAAAACCCAGATATTGAAATCAAACCTATTTACGTTGGAAATTATGGTGCATTAAACCAAAAGTTACTTTCTACTATAACAGCTTACAACCAAGGATCTAAAGATGGTCTTCCAGTTATTGCACAATCTTATTCTAACTGGACAGCAAAATTTTTATTTTCAAAAGTTATTCAAGATTTAAATGGTTATATCTTAGACGATCCACAAATGAAAAAAGTTTGGGATACGCAAGTTTATGATGTATTTAAAGATATGACAATGTGGGGAGATAAAATATATGCTATTCCATTCAATAAATCAACCTATGTCTACTATTACAACACAGACTTATTTGACTTATATGGTATAGAACCACCAAAAACATATGAAGACTTTATGGATACTTTAAACACTTTAAATGAAGATATTGATGGCGATGGTCAAATCGATCAATATGGTATAGGTATTAGAACAACTGTTGATGATTTTCAAACTTTCTTGTATGGAATGAATGGAAAAGTTTTAGATTATGCAGGAAATGGACAATACAAAATAGTTTTAGATAAAGATTTAACAATAAAAACTCTTGAAATGCTTCATAATATAAAAGCAAACGATTTAGCAATAATGCAAGGTGGATATTTAAATGATCCATTTGGATCAGGACAAATAGCAGCTTACATGGGTACAATAGCTGGAAAAAAATATGTTGATAAATCATCAAGAGGAAAACATGGCTGGAATTGGGCTTACTTGCCATCAGTTGATGGAAAACCACATTCACCAATTGCTGGTACAGATTTAATCATGTTTAATTGGGGAACAAAAGCTCAAAGTGACGCAGCTTGGAGATTCATGAAATATTGGTTAGATCCAATCAATCAAGCTTATTGGGCAATAAATTCTGGTTACGTTCCTGTTAGAAAAGATGTTGTTGAAACAGAACAATGGAAAAAATATGTAGCAAATGATGAAAAACCAGTAATAGCTTTAAATACTCTTAAAACAGCTGTTGCAGATCCTAAACCAGCTGCATGGTATGATATAAGAAAAGAATTCGGAAGCATCTTTACTAATTATTTAAACGATCAATTTGGTGCTGAAGAAGCTTACAACAGAATGATTACATCATTAAAAACTATGTTAGATGAAACCAATGAATTAGCAAAATAA